Proteins encoded by one window of Kwoniella dejecticola CBS 10117 chromosome 9, complete sequence:
- a CDS encoding methylmalonate-semialdehyde dehydrogenase (acylating) yields MIRTLRTTIPIQSLRTQARSYAAPALASSASSSGQKGLSPLAAEAAKEVSEKWRGTSAVGGTTKNYIGGEFRESKAEKWLDVNDPSTQTLLTRVPETTASEFSDAVDAASQAFQTWGKTSVMKRQRVMFDLQHLIRQHSPDIAKSIVLEQGKTFADALGDVGRGLQVVESATAITNTLLGDKLEVSADMDTFSRRLPLGVTAAITPFNFPAMIVLWSAALATVTGNTLIVKPSERDPGATMIIAELCERAGIPPGVINVVHGSAPTVNRICDDPAIKAISFVGGDKAGEHIYNRATPLGKRVQANLGAKNHCVIMPDANKNLSLNAVAGAAFGAAGQRCMALSVAIFVGAARQWIPELIDRAKALKVSGGFEENTDLGPVISPQAKAKIEHYIGTVEQEGGKILLDGRGLTVPEYPNGNFVGPTVVEATVDMSAYKNEIFGPVLTIVEAETLDDAIDIINQNKYGNGASIFTNSGSTARKFELEAEPGQIGVNVAVPVPLPMFNWSGNKGSFKGDIPFYGKSGIDFYTYRKTTTSLWPAADAVGNRASVHMPQIH; encoded by the exons ATGATCCGTACACTGCGAACGACTATCCCTATCCAATCCCTCAGGACACAAGCACGTTCATACGCTGCTCCAGCCCTTgcctcttccgcttcttcctcaggcCAGAAAGGCTTATCCCCACTAGCCGCTGAAGCGGCCAAAGAAGTTTCTGAGAAATGGAGAGGAACGTCAGCGGTCGGAGGTACGACCAAGAATTACATCGGAGGGGAATTTAGGGAGAGTAAAGCTGAGAAATGGTTGGATGTCAATGATCCG TCCACCCAAACTCTCCTTACTCGAGTACCGGAAACCACAGCATCCGAATTCAGCGATGCGGTAGATGCGGCTTCTCAGGCTTTCCAAACTTGGGGAAAGACAAGTGTGATGAAAAGACAGAGGGTCATgtttga CCTTCAGCATCTGATCCGACAACATTCACCCGACATAGCCAAATCAATCGTCCTTGAACAAGGTAAAACATTCGCCGACGCTCTCGGAGATGTTGGAAGGGGTTTACAAGTCGTCGAATCGGCCACGGCAATCACGAATACCCTACTTGGGGATAAGCTTGAAGTTTCGGCGGATATGGATACCTTCTCGCGAAGATTGCCGTTGGGTGTGACTGCTGCGATCACACCGTTCAATTTTCCTGCGATGATTGTTCTTTGGAGTGCTGCTTTGGCCACCGTTACTG GTAATACGCTAATCGTCAAACCATCTGAACGAGACCCGGGAGCTACGATGATCATTGCTGAATTGTGCGAGAGAGCTGGTATACCCCCTGGAGTAATCAACGT TGTACATGGAAGCGCGCCGACGGTCAATAGAATTTGTGATGATCCAGCTATCAAAGCTATTTCGTTCGTTGGAGGCGATAAAGCCGGAGAACATATCTACAACAG AGCTACTCCCCTTGGCAAGCGGGTCCAAGCTAATTTGGGAGCCAAGAACCATTGTGTCATCATGCCTGATG CCAACAAGAACCTTTCGCTCAATGCTGTCGCCGGTGCTGCCTTCGGTGCAGCTGGACAGAGATGTATGGCTTTGTCCGTCG CCATCTTCGTGGGGGCTGCTCGACAATGGATCCctgaattgatcgatcgagcTAAGGCGTTGAAGGTGTCAGGTGGATTTGAAGAGAATACCGATCT CGGACCGGTCATCTCACCACAAGCTAAAGCTAAGATCGAGCACTATATCGGTACCGTAGAGCaggaaggtggaaagatcCTGCTTGACGGTAGAGGTTTGACTGTTCCCGAATATCCTAATGGGAACTTTGTTGGACCGACCGTTGTTGAAGCTACGGTAGATATGAGTGCATACAA GAACGAGATCTTCGGTCCTGTCTTGACTATTGTCGAAGCGGAAACCCTTGATGATGCTattgacatcatcaaccaaaACAAATA CGGAAACGGAGCTTCTATCTTTACAAACTCCGGATCTACTGCTAGGAAGTTCGAGCTGGAGGCTGAGCCTGGGCAGATCGGAGTCAACGTCGCCGTGCCT GTGCCCCTCCCGATGTTCAACTGGTCAGGAAACAAAGGATCGTTCAAGGGCGATATACCGTTCTACGGTAAATCCGGTATCGATTTCTACACGTATCGAAAGACTACTACGTCGCTCTGGCCCGCCGCGGACGCTGTTGGAAATAGG GCAAGTGTACACATGCCTCAGATCCATTGA